From Suncus etruscus isolate mSunEtr1 chromosome 6, mSunEtr1.pri.cur, whole genome shotgun sequence, one genomic window encodes:
- the GJB5 gene encoding gap junction beta-5 protein, giving the protein MNWSFFEGLLSGVNKYSTAFGRIWLSLVFIFRVLVYLVTVEKVWSDDHKDFYCDTRQPGCNNVCFDEFFPVSHVRLWALQLILVTCPSLLVVMHVAYREAREKKHREMVGDEGGRLYMNPGKKQGGLWWTYVCSLVFKASVDVAFLYVFYLFYPRYTLPRVVKCQADPCPNTVDCYISKTSEKNIFTLFMVVAAVVCILLNLVELTYLVSKKCRECIASRKAQAKGKPSDLLSGDLIFLGSETPPLLLPDHPQEYMKKTLV; this is encoded by the coding sequence ATGAACTGGAGCTTCTTTGAGGGGCTCCTGAGTGGAGTCAACAAATACTCCACGGCCTTTGGGCGCATCTGGTTGTCTCTAGTCTTCATCTTTCGTGTGCTGGTGTACCTGGTGACAGTGGAGAAAGTGTGGAGTGATGACCACAAGGACTTCTACTGTGATACCCGCCAGCCGGGCTGTAACAACGTCTGCTTTGATGAGTTCTTCCCTGTGTCCCATGTGCGCCTCTGGGCCCTGCAGCTCATCCTGGTCACCTGCCCGTCGCTGCTAGTAGTCATGCATGTGGCCTATCGTGAGGCCCGGGAGAAGAAGCACCGGGAGATGGTGGGAGATGAGGGTGGACGCCTCTACATGAACCCTGGCAAGAAGCAGGGTGGGCTTTGGTGGACCTATGTTTGCAGCCTGGTGTTCAAGGCCAGCGTGGATGTGGCCTTCCTCTACGTGTTCTACTTGTTCTACCCCCGCTACACGCTTCCCCGTGTGGTCAAGTGCCAGGCCGATCCGTGCCCCAACACAGTGGACTGCTACATCTCCAAGACCTCAGAGAAGAACATCTTCACGCTCTTTATGGTCGTCGCAGCTGTTGTCTGCATCCTGCTCAACTTGGTGGAGCTGACCTACCTAGTGAGCAAGAAGTGCCGGGAATGCATAGCCTCGAGAAAGGCCCAGGCCAAAGGCAAACCATCTGACCTCCTCTCAGGGGACCTCATCTTTCTGGGTTCTGAAACTCCCCCTCTTCTTCTACCGGACCACCCACAAGAATATATGAAAAAGACCTTGGTGTGA